From a single Labrus bergylta chromosome 14, fLabBer1.1, whole genome shotgun sequence genomic region:
- the castor2 gene encoding cytosolic arginine sensor for mTORC1 subunit 2 → MELHILEHSLKVASIEKEGIQICTHGLIKLAFLASKTRCKFFSLTETPEDYTIIVDEEGFKELPQSEHISVADATWLALNVVSGGGNASNSQPIGVTKIAKSVIAPLADHNISVFMLSTYQTDFILVRERDLPMVMHTLSSEFTLLRVVNGETVAVHDLGVTNGFVKPKLVPRPIIHPLSSPSNMFCVTSLDPDTLPSVATLLMDVMFYSGGPKEPGASSEDSNHIRFFSFSLIEGYISLVMDEQTTQRFPNNVLFTSASGELWKMVRIGGQPLGFDECGIVAQISEPLATADIPAYYISTFKFDHALVPEENIQSVIGALRTKSTAQ, encoded by the exons ATGGAGCTTCATATTTTAGAGCACAGCTTGAAAGTGGCGAGTATAGAGAAAGAGGGGATCCAGATTTGCACGCACGGATTAATAAAACTCGCTTTCCTGGCCTCCAAAACAAG ATGCAAGTTTTTCAGCCTGACGGAGACTCCCGAGGACTACACCATAATCGTCGACGAGGAAGGCTTTAAAG AGTTGCCCCAGTCGGAACACATCAGTGTTGCTGATGCCACGTGGTTGGCCCTCAACGTGGTGTCGGGGGGCGGCAACGCCTCCAACTCACAGCCCATCGGCGTCACCAAAATCGCCAAATCAGTCATCGCACCGCTGGCCGACCACAACATCTCTGTTTTCATGCTGTCCACGTATCAGACCGACTTCATATTG GTCCGGGAGCGAGATCTGCCCATGGTCATGCACACGCTGTCTTCTGAATTCACTTTGCTGCGGGTCGTCAACGGGGAGACGGTGGCTGTTCACGACCTGGGAGTCACCAACGGCTTCGTAAAACCTAAactag tgccCCGTCCCATCATTCACCCTCTATCGAGTCCCAGCAATATGTTCTGTGTGACCAGCCTGGACCCGGACACGCTGCCCTCTGTCGCCACCCTGCTCATGGACGTCATGTTTTACTCTGGAGG TCCAAAAGAGCCCGGAGCCTCCAGCGAGGACTCCAACCACATCcgcttcttctccttctccctgaTCGAGGGCTACATCTCGCTGGTCATGGACGAGCAGACAACTCAAAG GTTTCCAAACAACGTCCTCTTCACTAGCGCTTCTGGAGAGCTTTGGAAAATGGTTCGCATCGGAGGACAACCTTTAGGATTTG ATGAGTGCGGCATCGTGGCTCAGATATCAGAACCCCTGGCTACAGCTGACATTCCTGCTTACTACATTAGTACCTTCAAGTTCGACCACGCACTG GTTCCTGAAGAAAACATCCAAAGCGTGATCGGAGCTCTGCGGACCAAGAGCACAGCACAGTGA